A region from the bacterium genome encodes:
- a CDS encoding ThuA domain-containing protein, with amino-acid sequence MRTASHPTRRTMLKTGIAALGASTLSYHAFAAPKKPGETRVLFLVGDYWHNGVAQESHWRNVLNPAGWHLMFAQSSQFVTPEALSQADLFVVARYDGPDSLGWIPQGVIDDRPAPAPWMTPEQEDAIVENVRRGMGLLSMHCSIWNPERTKYMDILGVKKPLMHGPVQPVKIHSINPDHPITKGIGNFDISLDENFGAELDESRVTLLYKSTGQQDKRTDNAAWCRDEGEGAVVALLFGHIPQPFHTAEVKYLMWNSAHWAMNRDIPAAEFKVGY; translated from the coding sequence ATGCGTACCGCTTCTCATCCGACACGAAGGACCATGCTCAAAACGGGCATAGCCGCGCTTGGCGCATCGACTTTATCATACCATGCTTTCGCCGCTCCGAAAAAACCGGGAGAGACCCGTGTCCTGTTCCTCGTCGGCGATTACTGGCATAACGGCGTTGCGCAGGAATCCCACTGGCGCAATGTTCTGAATCCCGCCGGCTGGCATCTCATGTTCGCCCAGTCGAGCCAGTTTGTGACTCCGGAAGCCCTCAGCCAGGCCGACCTGTTCGTCGTTGCGCGCTATGACGGGCCCGATTCCCTCGGCTGGATACCGCAAGGAGTCATCGATGACCGTCCCGCGCCTGCGCCCTGGATGACCCCTGAGCAGGAAGATGCAATCGTGGAGAACGTCCGCCGCGGTATGGGCCTTCTCTCCATGCACTGCTCGATCTGGAACCCGGAGCGGACAAAATACATGGATATCCTTGGAGTGAAAAAGCCCCTCATGCACGGCCCTGTACAGCCGGTAAAGATTCACAGCATCAATCCCGACCATCCCATTACGAAGGGTATCGGGAATTTCGACATCAGCCTCGATGAGAATTTCGGCGCCGAGCTCGACGAGAGCCGGGTGACGCTTCTCTACAAGTCCACCGGGCAGCAGGACAAGCGCACCGACAATGCCGCCTGGTGCCGTGACGAGGGCGAGGGAGCGGTCGTGGCGCTCCTTTTCGGGCACATTCCCCAGCCGTTTCATACTGCGGAGGTCAAGTACCTCATGTGGAATTCCGCCCACTGGGCGATGAACCGTGATATCCCGGCGGCGGAATTCAAGGTCGGGTATTGA